The Juglans regia cultivar Chandler chromosome 11, Walnut 2.0, whole genome shotgun sequence genome contains the following window.
cacaatattttatataatatattgtataataatgtgttaaataaaaaatatttttataaaatatcttataaaaataatataattttataaaaatatcattcatttaatacattgttatataatatatgatacaaAATATAGTGGGTTAATCATTTTCCTTGGTAAAATTACTCTTATATATCTGTCACAGTATGTCAGTAGCATTCTCATTCGTGAAAAGTTGAGATGACCGTGgcttttttcatcattattgaCTGTCGGAAAGAATAAAGTGGACATACACGATTTGCTGTTCCAGACAATTACAGCCCATCTGCTCTCACCTGagcctattttatttattttttattttttttatttttcttttctattctccCTCTTTCCTCCTCCTTTATTTCATATTCGGGAATCTCGAATACGTTCGGAAAGTCTGAGAAtgagaattatgtaaatactagttaaattaattataaataataataaaattagtttaaattaagatattttattaaatttaaaaaaaaaattaaattaaattattatgaagttaaaatattgttataacttttatgttttgaaatttaataacttttattttaaaatttgaaaaagtagtataatttttttgtgttttgtttgtaactttaagaaagttgtaatgattaaataaaaaaaattaaaaaattaaaaattaaaaaatatttatatttctataaTATCTGggacaaaattataataagttttgaaatgagatgatgagaTCATTGTACTTCCCAAACAAGCCTTAAGTCCACATTGGAAATTAAACAATAGCAGCTAACTACATCAACTACCTACTCCTTCAGTTACTTGGATTGAAGTACGATcttgtttggatatagaaatggcttcatctcatctcatcttatctcattattataacttttttaaatttttacacaaaatataataaataattcaacttttttaaattataaaacaataataatattaaaaaataatattataataatatttttttcaattttcatctaaaacaatttcatctcatctctctatccaaacgagacctaaatctAACTTGAACTCAAATTACTtgtgtaaggggatttttcccTCACTCATAAGCCCACTAGGCACTCAGCCGAGAGTAGCCTCATCCCGATACCCGGCCTCAGGTCCTAAACTTGCTTGCCCACTGAGCAACTCAACTGAAAGGGAAAGTAAGCAATGATGGCTAATGGGACAGACATGCCTGATGCCCTCGTCACACTCATGGGGACTCATATAGGGTAGAATAGGAAAAACGAAGAACCTTTGATCTTTTGACAAGGGAACATCGACAGATGGCCAACAAGACCTAGGGTTTTGTAAAATCTTCTAAGATATTAATGGGTAAAAGGATTGGAATTGGTTAAATGTACTTATCGAAATAACCTAATCCTTTTTAGGTAAGGCCCAAAATAAGGCACCACTACCTGAGTAGCACTtcacattaatgacgtcgtcGTAGAGGCACGTCGCATTAAAAGATCATGACAAAGGGAACAATAGTGAGGACATAGGTCCCACAAGGGCATGCACGATTTTTCCCTCCAGACTCCTGgtataaatatcaatttttaagtACAAAAAAGCTTTGGTCActagactctctcattatttatagacttccaaaatactctactgactttggcatcagatACTCCTCAGCCCCAAGGCTGCCCTCTCCCAGCTActttcttcttcgtttttgTAGGCCCAACTTTAAAGACCTGAGTTGCTGAAACCTGATCCAAAAgcgtacgaaacacgacgttaacaagtGGCGTCATCTATGGGATCTTCGTAGATCTTACTTGTACTTCATATGCCAGCGATAATTCATTCTAGACAACTCCGGATGAGGGGGCACATAAGAAGTTGCCATGGAGGCGAGACTGAAAGCTATGGAGGACTGCGTAACAAAGTTAACTGGCGAAGTGCAAAAACTTCGCGATGAGAATGAGGAGCTCTGGAAACCTCAACAAGAGTAAAACGAAAAGGCGGAACCTAGTAATAGCAAGCGCATGGAGTCTCGAAATGCGGGAGCTGGAGTGAACGTGTAGGAGGAGAGGAAAAGCACGCAAGACGAGCTCTGCAAACTCAAAGGGAAATACAAAGAGATTGCAAAGAAGTGGGCACATCATCGTCGGTGGACCAACTGCTCACAAGTACTGGTCCACCCTAcacgaaaaaaaaatgatagttgtgCCCTAACTACCAAAGTTCAAGGTTCTCACCATGGAGATGTACGATGGGGGGAGGGACCCCCTTGAGCACCTAGAAAGTTTCAGGGCTCACATGTTGTTGCATAGCTTACCGGGGGAGGTGGCATGCAAGGCGTCCTCGCTGACCCTTAAGGGAGCAGCACGAGTATGGTTCAGGTCTCTGGTGCCAGGTTCTTAGATAGTTTTGGCGAGCTGGCTCGACTATTTTTTACCCAGTTTATGTCAAGTCGAAGAAGACGACGCCCAACATTGTACCTCATCACCATTAAGCAAGGAAATTAGGAAAGTCTAAAGGCGTACTTGTCCTAGTTCAACAGGGAGTGCATGACCACCGATGACCAGGACGAAAAGATAACACTAGTGGCACTTTTAGGAGGGGTATGTCCATGATCCCAGTTCATGGTTGAGCTGGCAAGAAGAACTCATGTAATGTTGCAGGAGTTTATGGATCAAGTCGACAATTTCATTAACGCCGAAGACACTCTTCTGGCCTTAACAGAGCCATGGAAGAAGTCAGACTGGAGGCAGATGTAAGAACCGCCACCAACAAAATAAGGCTAAGAGCATTCAAAGTCGGAGACCTCGtactcaaaaaaatatgaacaacAACATGAGACGAGGGAAAGCTGGGCCCCCGATGGGAAACTCCTGGAATGCCGAACACctatgaaaataatattgttaaagctagcttaattattgtaaatttatgttttcatgcATACACTACAAATCCTAATGGAAGATGTGTGTTTCAATGTCAACTTTCAGGAACGtaacagaatctccatcaacgtaatctccatcaacagAATCTTCATCGACATAATCTCCACCaatagaatctccatcaacataaTATTCATCAACAAAGTCTTCATCAACTGTTTACCTCCCTGCGGGACACCAAAGGGACGAGTCACACTAGAGGTTGCTCTGTCCCTCTTGCGGAGGAGTGTGAGTCAACCCTCGGCCACCCAAAGATAAAGACTTACCTTTCTCGTGAGTGTTAATAGGAGAGGGTAGGTCTAGTTACAGACTTCCCGAACAACGTACCTCCCGCGTGGCCAAAAGGGAGGGTTGAGCCAAAGGCCGCCTTGTCTCTCTTGCGATGGAGAGAGGGTCCAGCCCCGAGGCCACCAGAaaaacttaccccgacctctgCCATGATGAAGTGTAGGATCAGCGTCAACCTAACCCAAACTTACCATTTCCTGCGATATTAACGGGCGGGAGCGGGTCTAGTTCCAAACCTCCCATGAAAGATGATAGGTGAGCAAGAGGCTCAACCACCTCTTCCAAGAGAGTGGGACCAGCCCTCTCGGCGGCCCGAAAAACTTACCCTGACCCTCATCGCGGTGAAGGAACAGAGAGGACACATTGTCTCCCCGTAGTGGAGAGCTAGACTAGTCTCATGGCTGCCCAAATAACTTATCCTGACCTCCACTACAATGAAGAGTGGGTTCAGCACCAGCTTGACCCAAAACATACCTTTCCCTACGGTGTCAATGGGCGGAAACGGGTTCAGTAGTAGACTGtccgaacaacttacctcccgcGGGGAACAAAGAGACAGGTTGAGCCAAAGGCCACCTTGTCCCTCCTACAACAGAGAGCAAGTCCAGCCCCGAGTCTACCTGAAGACTTACCCTGGCCCTCATCGCGGCGAAGGAGTGAACTAGTCACATCATTGTCCCAAATACCTCCTCAAAGGACAAATGAGTGGTTTGGTTTGAGGCATTCTGATCCCTCCCCGACGAAGTGCAAGTAGCCCTCAACTACTCGAAGACGAAAACTTACCTTTATCATAAGCGTCAACAGGCGGGAGCGGGTCCAGTTACAGATTGCCCGAACAATCTACCTCTTCGAGGACCAATGAGACAGGTCGAGTCTGAGGATGCCTTGTCTCCTCGCAGCGGAAAGCGGAACCAGCCCCACGGCTACTTGAATAACTTATCCCGACCTCCGCTACGACGAAGAATGGGTTCAGCACCAGCTTGACCCAAAACTTACCCTTCCCTACGGTGTCAATGGGCGGGAGCAAGTTCAGTAGCAGACTGCTCACACAACTTACCTCCCATGGGGAACAAAGGGATGGGTTGAGCTAAAGGCCACATTTGCCCTCCCACGACAGAGAGCGGGTCTAGCCCCGAGGCTGCTTGAAAACTTACCCTGACCCCCATCGCGGAGAAAGAGCAGACCAGCCACATCGTTGTCTAAATTACCTCCTCGGGGGGGCAAATGGGCTGTTTGGCTTGAGGCATTCCGATCCCTCCCCGATGGAGTGCGGGCCAGGACCTTCAACAGCCTGAATGCTGCAACAAGGAACGCGGACATCAACAACATGGTAAAAAGGGGCAAGCAAATCGCATTATAGGTCAAATGGCCCAATTTTGCGAAGTCTAACTCCTACGAAGTTAAGGATAAAGTTATGATAACTTGCTTATTTTTCAGTCAAGAATTAAATACGCAATGTCAACGGACGTGAGTGGGTCCAGTCCCAAACTGTTTGACCAACTTACCTTTTGTAAGGACAAAAGGGATGAATCAAACCAGAGGTCATCTTGTCCCTCTTGCGACGGAGAGAGGGTTCGGTCTCTCGGTCACCCAAATACTTACCCTAGCCCCCATTATACCAAAGAGTAGCCtggattatttaatttgaatccATGGCCATGGTGCTACTCGAATGGACATAGAGACAGATTAGCAAAACACTTCACATCCACTCTCTCCCGAGGAGGCAACTGACTTATCTCTAAGGGGGCTTATGCATTCCAGAACTTTCTTATGTTATGGGGTCCTGAAGAATGAATTTAGCTGCCAACCCTATTCAGCAAGCTGCAAAATCCCTTTCtccttttcataataataaGGTAAGCTTCATTGCTCCAATCGGGCTGTTGTCACTGCTTACTAAGCTTTAGTTCTTAGCAGCTTAACTCTTAGGGGGGGATTTCCATTCCCTCCAAGTCGACAGCAGCAAACGAGGGCCGACATATGCTGATGACActtctctctcctcctcttcttcttattctcccagttgcatatcaaaataaagcaCAACAACTCAAAATGGAAAAACTAAAGGACTATGCGGGGTAAAGCGCATCCAAGAGATTGACgacaacaaaaagaagaagaatgaaatcGGTCTCGTCAACGATATTGCTAAAGGTATCAAGTGGATAACTGACTAACGAAGGCAAACGAGGGCAATCCCGCCGCCCAACGCAGACCCCACAATTCCCTGCATCAAAACCCCCAGGCCAGtcggagaaaaagaaaaaaagaaaaagaaacaaaaaaagggaGACCCCAAAAGTGAATGGCCACATAAGataaacataaagaaaaatgataatgttATTGGCAACATAAAGCCACAAGCTTACAATAGACAAGTTACAACTTGAAGCCATAAGCTTACAATGACATACATCACAAGTCTACTAGATACAGTAGAAAGTCGTGAGGGCACAAGCAAACTGAAATCTGTTCAAATCATATTCCAGTAGAAGTGACAGATAGAGATCTCCATCATTATGCTACGCCAAATGAATCAGCACAACACAAAGATCCTCCACGTGCTATGAGGGAGATGAGCAGGCACCAACAGAAAATGATCCAGCATTTCTCGCATTGGACAACAGAAAGACAATCTAAGGTTACTAGAGAACATGGTGGGATACACCGCCACTTTGAAGACAATATCCTTAAAATCTACCACCCCTTTGGTATGGGGAGGCACCTTAAGTTCCACGGTCTGAGGAATCCTGTAGGTCTTTCCTTCAACAACTCTAGCTAGATTGGAGTCACCTCCAAATGCCACAAAAAGCCAGTGAACTCCTCAGGAATGATGTCACCTTGCCCGTCTGCGGCACGAACGAAGTAGAGAGATCTAGCCTGCCCAAAAGGACACAAGGATTTCTTAGGGACCATTAGCAACCGGGGAGGAAAGAAAGAGGAATAAGAAAGAACAACGCAATGAGAAGTGCTTGAAAGAGAAAGGGGAACACAAGATATtcagaagaagaaagaatataCAAAGTAACCTGTTGCTGAGAAAGTGGTGGCCTTATATAAGCAAGCTCAACGGTTGACATCTCGAGGCAGTAGAAACCCATGCGCCCCACAGAGTACCAAAATCCCATGATCGTCGCAATTCCAGCAGCGCGTATCCAGTGGTGCGACATGGGAAAGAAGTAACTACCTGACGCAAATAGTGACGAAGAGACTGAAGAGGTGCCATTTAATGTGGGTCGAAATAGTCAAAATATAGTCATAAAAACTAAAGAAGAATCGTTGCCAGGTATTGTGTAAAGACGAAAAGGACACTCGTATATGGCTGGAAAGCAGAAGTGCGACACTTGAGCACCAAGAAACCCATAACTCGCCGTCTCGGGAAAGAAAAGGCCGCATAGCCCCTGTCGCAAAAATTGATTAATCAAGGAAGGAAATGAATAATTCTCATCAGACCCGTTTGATAGGAATTTGCGGGATAACAGTAAGGAGATTTTCCCCTCACTCATAAGCCCACTAGGCGCTCGACCGAAAGTAATGGGCCTCGCACTGATACCCAGCCTCAGGGCCCAAACCTACCCACAAAACAACTCACCTGCAAGGGAAAGTAAGCAATGATGGCTGATGGGACAGACCCTGACGCCACTCGGCCACATCTCGCTCATGGGGACTCGTACAGGGCAGAACAAAAAAGACGGAGAACTTTTGATCTTCTGATAAGGAAACATCGATGAACGGCAAACATGACCTGCATAATAAGGCAAATCGGGAAATCATaccgcattaatgacaccgTTACAGAGGCACGTCGCATTAAAGGACcctaacaaaagaaataatagtgAGGACGTAGGTCCCATAGGGGCAGGCACGATCTGCCCCTCCAGACTTCCAGGTACGAAAAAATCCTGGTTTTTagactttttcattatttacaaacttccaaaatactctATTAACTTTGGCATTGAAGACTTCTCGGCCCCATGGCCGCCCTTTCCCAGTTgctttctttttcgtttttgcAAGCCCAACTTTGAAGACCTGAGTTGGAACTTggttaaaaaatgtatgaaacacgatgttaacaacttgttttcaatattttagGGGGCATATCTCTGAACCCTCTCGTTACAGTCTTGTCTCCAAAGTTGCTCTGCTTGTCACTCAAAGTCAAGCAACCCAAATTCCTTAATTACATAAGTGACCACTGAGACTTATAAGAATGTCTAcgaggaaaataaaatttgaatgaaaaattattagatacttTCATAGTATATATTACGAGATAATCTCATGTTCGTTAGGGTGCAAATCGGTCAGTTTGATCTGGTTCGGCGATGGATCGAacattttcggtccatcatttgtTTCGGACCGGTAGCTATCGATCCGGTTGGTCCATTCGGTTcggcctaattatttttttctttttttaaatcaattaataattttttttattgaaaatactaaattaaactaagtgacttattaataatgattatgtaacaaactcaataaaaaaatattttatatagtcaatgataataaattagatgaaagttacattattaatttacataattactttataattaactaattgatattatatattagttgattgatagaatattaacaagtgttaataacgtattaaaaattttatattgttaattgtacaattattatataaataatatttttttatttttatttttgattcagtccggtccggtctggggTGGAAAAACCCTGGACTGTGAACCGGACCAAAACCTTTCGGTCCTTTAAAACGTGGATTGAGACTAACCGGTCTCAgtctcggtccggaccgaaacggtcggtccgttcggtctgGACCAACCATCTATCACCCCTAcatgttcgtgtcgtgtcaaggcatgtatattatactatatgggtcaatccgaacatgacccgttaagcttattgTGTTAAAATCTCATATCCTAATATGACTcattaacataacgggtcgtatTGTGTCAACCTGTTTTGACATGTTAGTGAGTACTACGAAATAGACTAACCCGACctgtttatgtaaatgggttgaacaaacccaaaattaacctgCTTGACCTGATtaagtttattataattttatataaatgttaaaatcacaatatctataaaaaaaaatataaaactaactacaagtttaaattacaatccaaacaaaaaaatatcgaaattaaaatctcaacaattttacttttaagtataagggtataattgtaactttaaattTCTTAACAGGGCAAAACGGGTTGATCTATTAAGCAATCGTGTTTTAACGAGTCAATTCGTTTTGACTCAAATtcattaaggttgcgtttggatgttgaaatgagttgagttgagataataaaatattattataatattattttttattattattattattttaaaatttgaaaaagttaaattatttattatattttgtgttgggatttgaaaaagttgtaatgatgagttgagatgaattgaaaagaaTTGTAGTTCCAAACTAAGCCTAAGACTAaactcaaatttattattatcgTATTATTGAATTAACGAATCGTCTCACGTGTTATTAGTACTAGCCGTAATCCAATTTTACTCTTCCAGACGGCTTCACGGAACAAGACGTGGTCGCGAGCACTCTCGATGATTGTCCAATAGCCGAGGCCTGAGAAGTGGAGACTgggaaaaggcaaaaaaaaaaccaaacggAGCTGTTCTTATCCTAGCAAGAAAACTACTTTCTCCCAATTGATAACGGACGCGTGTACTTTAGAATCCGAGGCGTATCCTTCTTTTAACGGCCGTTAACGAACCTGACTCTCAGACTCTGGAAGGACGTCGAGAGAGGACACCGCTGGACGGTCCATTTGATGCGTCAGAGATCCAACGGTTGGGAGGCTCTGACGGCACCGATCCACGAACTAACAGGAGTTCCATCCGGTCAGCCAGAGAACCACCAACCAAAAATTACCACGTGTCGGTACCCCAACCCCACTGCAACCCCTACAGCTATTAGATCCATCCGATTACTTGGAATCCCCGGTGGCCAACCACAAACCAACAAGTtcgtctcctctctctctctctctctatctctctctctctcatagagACCTCTTCTCAGGGTTTCTTCGATTACCTGTTAGcgaagagaaaaggaagaagcaTCCGAATCTTCATCGTCATCGTCATCGTCATCGTCTTCTGTGAGATTCCCAGTTTATCTCGGGTTCCGCCTTCGATTTTCGTTCAAGATTTTAATTTGCTGTGATTTTTTACGAgacatttttgtaaattgtCGGGGGGTTGATGGATTTGATCTGCTAGTTGATTTGGGAATTATTGGGAAGCTTTAAAAATTCGAAATTTGAGGATTGCTCTGTAAACTTTCTTAATTCTCTCTGACTTTTTGGATACCTTTAAGGAACTCTAAACTGCAAATTACGATAAAGGTAGAATTGCTCATTTCGTGAAGCGTTTACTTTGCTTGCTAGATATTCTTCTTTCTACCGTTGATTGATAACTTGAAGGACTTTAATAAAGTGAAGTTTGCAAATTTGGGCTGCTTGTGGAGCTTCCATTCTGGACAGATCCAACGAATTTGAGTTGCTTGATCTGGAATTTGGTTGCCACGTAACAATACTGAAGTGGGTTTTGCTTTGGAACCGTCTTAAACTTAGGTTATTCGTGGATTCTTGCAAAGGGATTTGTTTGGTTGAGTTAAAGGTGTCGTGCTGAgtaattaaatttatgatttggaACGGGTTATGGCTGCGGGTATGGATCTTTCGCCTCCATTTGCTATATTAGAAGGTGGTTACAATAACATGGATAATGTATCAACTATGGAAGATCAGAGCTCGGAGAGCttgaataatttgaaaaaagtgacaAATGGAAAACCTCCACGGCATCTTTCAGTTATGCGGCATAGCATGAGCTCGATGAGGCTGCTGGCCACTGCTGAGTTGGTAAGTTAATCCCAAACTTGGCCTGTAATCAGTAGAAGTTGTTAATCCGATCCTGTTCTTATCTGTAGATCTTTAGGAAGTTTTATCCTAAAGGAGGGGAGTTGAATTCGCAACATGTTTGCAACAgccacatatatttttctttgttactGCATTTCTGCAAAATGCACTTAAACTATTTTTCCATATATCCTTCTCCAGGATTTGGATGTCAGTATTATTTCCAGTAAATCTCCTTCTGATGAAAAGTCAGATTTCTTACCCATGCTCCGCTCAGGGAGCTGTGCAGAAAGAGGACCTAAACAGTACATGGAGGATGAGCACATATGTGTAGATAATCTTATTGAATATCTAGGTGCAACTGCTGACTTCCCTTCTCCTGGGGCTTTCTATGGGGTAAGCATGTTGCTTTTCTACCAACGCTTTTGTACTTTGTTCCTTGATTAGAGGAATAGCTTATCAATGGATCTCCTCTTCCATGAAAGGCTAGCTAATGGGAGACGTGCATTGATTTTGGCATATAACCATGCACTTCCTTTATATCATATGGAATAATTGTTAGTTGATAATCAAAAGCATGTGATCTACCTGATAGTCACTTTCACTAAAACTTTGTAATTTGGACCATGATgtagtaagattttttttttttttttttttttttataagtaataagatattttatcgATCaaaaagtaggcatagcccaggtatactggaagtatacatgtgaatacactAGGAACTAAAAACAGTTACAAGTAAgtcatggaagctgagaccattcaaatctaaagcaatgacccacataaataaagtcttccacaaaaaactcctaaactcttccaatgagcgttcatgatcctcaaaatgtCTATCGTTTCTTTCACACCAAatgcaccaaagaatacataagtgagccatcttccacacagctgcTATCTGTGATGTCCCAGTAATCCCTCCCCAACttgctagtagttccaccacccTTCCTGGCATTACCCATGCAATTCCCATTCTACTGAAGAAGTAATTCCAGATTTCTCgtgcaaactcacaatgtaagagtagatGGTCCATTGATTCACCACTATttctacacatacaacaccagtctgtGATAATAAAACCacgtcttctaagattatcaatagtcagaatcttccctaaggctgctgtccagacaaagaaagcaacctttgtaggtgctttactcctccaaatgttcttccaaggaaaattctGCCGATGTTGCATGGTAGTTGATTCATAGAAGGAGCATACAGAAAAAATCCCCTTCCTAGAAGGTCTCCATTCCATCTTATCTTCATTTGTGACAGCAATAGCAGCGTTATACAGCAGGTTAAGAAACTCCACCAGCTCcgccacttcccaatcatgtgcatcTTGAGTAAGGCTAATGTTCCATTCTTGTGTGCCATGAGTTATAACCCGCAAGTCAGCCACCATAGCTTCTTTGTCCCATGCAATTCTGAATATAGTGGGATAAGCCTCCTTCAACGCCATGTCTCCCACCCACACATCATACCTAAAGCTAATCCTATTGCCATTCCCCAAACACAGCCGAGTATGACTAACAAAGGAGCATTCATTCATAAGTACCCTAAACTGCTGAAGATATCTAAACTCAGTTCAGGTTTCTGTCACACCACTGACCTAAAATATCCTGATGTTCTACCTCTCTATTTCAAAATGCCTCCATTAAgcattgaaaataattttagagaGACGATGGATTGTTGGAATAAAGTGGCTGATGAATGGTGGTAGTATACATACAGTGAGTTGGAAGTTCGTTACCTTAAGTTGAAAATGTTCACTAACTGATTTTAATTACTATCGACAGGTGTTTGATGGCCATGGAGGTACAGATGCAGCATCATTTGTCAGACATAACATCCTTAGATTCATAGTTGAGGACTCCCAATTCCCAATCTGTGTGGAGAAGGCAATTAAGAGTGCTTTTGTTAAAGCTGATTATGCATTTGCTGATGCCAGTTCTCTTGATATCTCCTCTGGCACCACTGCTCTAACTGCACTTATTTTTGGCAGGTAGGTGACATTCGGAGCtgcttttaatttaattttgctTTAGGATGCAGATTCAAATATTGATCGTGCTTAaaagttttattgttttaaaaagtgAATAGAATTGCAGGCCTTAGGCACAATGTGTAGCTCCCCTGTCAGACATCCAGCATATTTAGTCAGTGACCCTTAAAGATTGTGATGGTACATGG
Protein-coding sequences here:
- the LOC109011486 gene encoding probable protein phosphatase 2C 27, which encodes MAAGMDLSPPFAILEGGYNNMDNVSTMEDQSSESLNNLKKVTNGKPPRHLSVMRHSMSSMRLLATAELDLDVSIISSKSPSDEKSDFLPMLRSGSCAERGPKQYMEDEHICVDNLIEYLGATADFPSPGAFYGVFDGHGGTDAASFVRHNILRFIVEDSQFPICVEKAIKSAFVKADYAFADASSLDISSGTTALTALIFGRTMIIANAGDCRAVVGRRGRAIEMSKDHKPNCTSERIRIEKLGGVIYDGYLNGQLSVARALGDWHMKGPKGSACPLSAEPELLETCLTEDDEFLIMGCDGLWDVMSSQCAVTMARKELMLHNDPERCSRELVREALKRNTCDNLTVIVVCFSSDPPPRIEIPQSRVRRSISAEGLNLLKGVLDCNS